GTCCACCAGGAATCCGTGCGCGGGAAAAGCGTGAAGCTGGCAAGAGTCGTGACCTCTTCGGCCCAGGCGTCTTCGCTGGCCGTGGAGGCCTCCACGGCACCGAGGTTCTGATCGCGCAGACGCTGCACGAGATCACCCACCCAGCCCATCTGTCGCTCGGCTCCGAGCGGCATATTGTAAAAAACGCCCGGCGAACCGGGTCCATGAATCATGAAGAGGTTCGGGAAGCCACTGATCGTCAGGCCCAGGTA
The genomic region above belongs to Candidatus Binatia bacterium and contains:
- a CDS encoding cyclohexanone monooxygenase → YLGLTISGFPNLFMIHGPGSPGVFYNMPLGAERQMGWVGDLVQRLRDQNLGAVEASTASEDAWAEEVTTLASFTLFPRTDSWWTGANIPGKPRYFSAYLGGSIYYQRIADVAAQDYDGFVFEKSHDAA